The Pseudomonas fragi DNA window TTTGGCCAGGGGTGCGTAGCGTTTGACTTGCGCGGCGGCGTACTGCTCGTTGGCGCTTTCGCCCTCCAGTTGCGCCTGCACCTGGGCAATCGAGGCCGAATGCTGGGCCAGTTCCGCCTCGCCCCGGGCAATATCGGCTTCGGCGGCGCGAATGGCTGCTTCGGATTTTTCCCGGGCCGCCTGATAGGGCCGGATATCGAGGCGCACCAGCGGCTGGCCGACGCTGACGGTCTGGTTGTCGCTGACATACACCTCGCTCACCGTGCCCGAGACCTTGGCGGCGACACTCAGGCTGTCGGCCTGCAGGTAGGCATCGTTGGTGCTCTCGATAAAGCGCCCCACGCTCCACCAGTGCGCCCCCCCCACAGCCGCGCCCAGCAGCGCCCCCAGGCCGAGCACGCCCAGCGCCAGGGTTTTGCCAGGCCTGCGTTTGGGCCTGGCCTTGATCGATGGGTCTAGCGCCTGATGTGCGGTCATGGTGTTCTCAATTGTTAGCGGTTGTAACAATTATTACGATCGGTAAAATTATGTCAATCGATATAAATTCAGGCACACTCGCGGCTTCATCGATCAAGGAGAAGCCCATGACCACCATTCACCGGCGCCGACCTGCCAGCGAAGGCGGCTATACGTGTGGGGATGAAACCAGTGCGCGGATTATCGAAGCGGCCCTCAACCTGTTTGGCGAGCGCGGCTACGAGGGTGCCTCGACCCGCGATATCGCCGAGCTGGCAGGGGTGAATGCGCCAGCACTGAATTACTACTTCAAGAACAAGGAAGGGGTGTACAGCGCCTGCACCGAGTACATGGTGGAGCGGATCTGGGATTACCTGGCGCCGACCATCGAAGCGGCCCAGGCGTTGCTGGGCACACGGCCGGACACCGAACAATTGATCGACACCTTCTGCGCCATCCAGAGCAAGATTGCCGAGTTCATGCTGGTGTCCAACCGCACCAACAGCTGGCGCAAGTTCTATGCGCGTGAGCAGGCGGGGCTGGGGCCCAGTGGCGGGGAAGAAATGATCAGCCAGCGCATAGGCCAGCGCATCATCGGCGTCACCAGCGGGATTATTTCGCGGCTGATGGGCCCGGATGCCAGCGATGAAGAATGCATCCTGCGCTCCATGACCCTGACCGGGCAGTTGCTGCCGTTCCACCTGACCCGCACCAGCTCGCTCAAGTCACTGGGCTGGGACACACTGACGCCCGAGCGCTACGCCATGCTGATGGGGATTGTGCGTGAGCAGACGGTAACCCTGTTGCGCGGGTTGGGTGGGAGCGGGCTTGCTCGCGATGGTCTCGACGCGGTGTAGCAGGAAAACCCGCGGCGCCCGGATCGCGAGCAAGCCCGCTCCCACAACAGCCGGCTAGCCCCGGCCCTTCCACGGCACCAGTTTGCGTTCCAGCCAGCGCATGCCCAGGTCGAACAGCAGGGCCAGCGCACCGATCACCAGGATGCCCATGATCACCACATCGGTGGCCATGAACTTGGACGCCGTGAGCACCATAAAGCCCAGCCCTGCCGTGGCCGCGACCATCTCGGCGGCCACCAGGGTGGTCCAGCCAAAGCCAATGGCGATGCGCATGCCGGTCAGTATCTCCGGCAGGGCGGCAGGCATGATCACCTGCCTGAGCACTTGCCCGCGGCTGGCCCCCATCGAATAGGCGGCGTGGATCTGTTCAATGGCCACCGACTTGACCCCGGCCCGGGCGCTGAGTGCCAGCGGCGCAAACATCGCCAGGTAAATCAGGAGGATTTTCGAGCCTTCGCCAATGCCCATCCAGATCACCACCAGCGGCAGGTAGGCCAGCGGCGGCAACGGGCGGTAAAACTCCACCAGCGGGTCGAACACGCCCCGGGCGACCCGGTTGACGCC harbors:
- a CDS encoding CerR family C-terminal domain-containing protein encodes the protein MTTIHRRRPASEGGYTCGDETSARIIEAALNLFGERGYEGASTRDIAELAGVNAPALNYYFKNKEGVYSACTEYMVERIWDYLAPTIEAAQALLGTRPDTEQLIDTFCAIQSKIAEFMLVSNRTNSWRKFYAREQAGLGPSGGEEMISQRIGQRIIGVTSGIISRLMGPDASDEECILRSMTLTGQLLPFHLTRTSSLKSLGWDTLTPERYAMLMGIVREQTVTLLRGLGGSGLARDGLDAV
- a CDS encoding ABC transporter permease subunit, yielding MSLLDEKQRNAVLRTLNELRRAAPAKPGEQYGAPGNGSSMGLSVGTLIVVFALWYIATNGGWIKPLFLPSPQAVWAQIVEVSRDGFADASLWTHIGWSALRVFGAFALAVVTAIPVGILMGVNRVARGVFDPLVEFYRPLPPLAYLPLVVIWMGIGEGSKILLIYLAMFAPLALSARAGVKSVAIEQIHAAYSMGASRGQVLRQVIMPAALPEILTGMRIAIGFGWTTLVAAEMVAATAGLGFMVLTASKFMATDVVIMGILVIGALALLFDLGMRWLERKLVPWKGRG